A genomic window from Xenorhabdus cabanillasii includes:
- the sirB1 gene encoding invasion regulator SirB1, whose amino-acid sequence MNPIANYEFNNAPLIDGIILVTKSIRPDFPQTSVAEQLTVLVEEARQALSLVNDTKAKLQSLLILFYREWKFGGANGVYCLSDTLWLDSVLHSRQGAPVALGTLFAHIAQVLAMPVQPVIFPTQLILRIDLPDQPTWFINPMNGETLNEHTLDVWLKGNIGPTVRLEKKDLQEADNSSIVRKITDTIKVSLMEEKKMELALKASEVVLMFDPDDPYEIRDRGLIYAQLDCNHIAVSDLNYFVEHCPEDPISEMIKMQINSIEQPPIVLH is encoded by the coding sequence ATGAACCCCATAGCTAATTATGAATTCAATAATGCTCCTCTGATTGATGGTATTATTTTGGTTACAAAGTCTATTCGCCCTGATTTCCCACAAACCTCAGTGGCGGAGCAGTTAACCGTGTTGGTTGAAGAAGCACGGCAGGCACTTTCTTTAGTCAATGATACCAAGGCAAAATTGCAATCATTGCTGATACTTTTTTATCGGGAATGGAAATTTGGTGGGGCAAATGGGGTGTACTGTCTATCGGATACTTTATGGCTGGATAGTGTACTTCATTCACGTCAAGGTGCTCCGGTTGCATTAGGTACACTGTTTGCTCATATTGCTCAGGTATTGGCAATGCCTGTACAGCCGGTGATATTTCCAACACAATTGATATTACGCATTGATTTGCCTGATCAACCTACGTGGTTCATTAATCCCATGAATGGGGAAACTCTCAATGAGCATACCCTTGATGTCTGGTTGAAAGGTAACATTGGCCCAACTGTTCGTTTGGAAAAGAAAGATTTGCAGGAAGCGGATAACAGCAGCATCGTGCGCAAAATTACAGATACGATTAAAGTTTCTTTAATGGAAGAGAAAAAGATGGAACTGGCACTCAAAGCCAGTGAGGTCGTATTGATGTTTGACCCTGATGATCCGTATGAAATCCGTGATCGTGGGCTTATTTATGCTCAGCTCGATTGTAATCATATCGCTGTTTCGGATTTGAACTACTTTGTGGAGCATTGCCCTGAAGATCCAATCTCAGAGATGATAAAAATGCAGATTAACTCTATAGAGCAGCCGCCAATAGTACTGCATTAA
- the kdsA gene encoding 3-deoxy-8-phosphooctulonate synthase, whose translation MQQKVVNIGDIKVANNLPFVLFGGMNVLESRDLAMQICEHYVTVTQKLGIPYVFKASFDKANRSSIHSYRGPGLEEGMKIFQELKQTFGVKIITDVHEPAQAQPVAEVVDVIQLPAFLARQTDMVEAMAKTGAVINVKKPQFVSPGQMGNIVEKFKEGGNEQVILCDRGSNFGYDNLVVDMLGFGVMKQTTNGSPVIFDVTHSLQCRDPFGAASGGRRGQVSELARAGMAVGIAGLFLEAHPQPENAKCDGPSALPLAKLEPFLMQMKAIDDVVKSFPELDTSK comes from the coding sequence ATGCAACAGAAAGTGGTTAATATTGGTGATATTAAGGTCGCAAATAATCTGCCATTTGTATTGTTTGGTGGCATGAACGTTCTTGAGTCACGGGATTTGGCCATGCAGATTTGTGAGCACTATGTCACAGTGACACAAAAACTGGGCATTCCTTATGTTTTCAAAGCATCTTTTGATAAGGCTAACCGTTCTTCTATCCACTCTTATCGTGGCCCTGGTCTGGAAGAGGGAATGAAAATCTTTCAGGAACTGAAACAGACTTTCGGTGTAAAAATCATCACTGATGTGCATGAACCTGCACAAGCTCAACCTGTGGCTGAAGTGGTTGATGTTATCCAGCTTCCGGCTTTCCTTGCCCGTCAGACTGATATGGTTGAAGCAATGGCGAAAACCGGAGCTGTGATTAATGTTAAAAAACCACAGTTTGTGAGTCCGGGGCAAATGGGCAATATCGTGGAAAAATTCAAAGAAGGTGGTAATGAACAGGTGATCCTGTGTGACCGTGGTAGTAACTTCGGTTATGATAATTTAGTTGTTGATATGTTGGGTTTTGGTGTGATGAAACAAACAACCAATGGTTCACCCGTGATTTTTGATGTAACACATTCATTGCAGTGCCGCGATCCATTCGGTGCAGCTTCCGGTGGCCGCCGCGGGCAGGTTTCTGAACTGGCTCGTGCGGGAATGGCAGTGGGCATTGCTGGTTTGTTCCTTGAAGCACATCCGCAACCGGAAAACGCAAAATGTGATGGCCCATCTGCATTACCATTGGCAAAACTGGAGCCATTCTTGATGCAGATGAAAG
- the prfA gene encoding peptide chain release factor 1, whose translation MKPSIVSKLEALQERHEEVLAHLGDADVIADQERFRALSKEYAQLTDVTSCFKVWKTIQDDIQTAEMMLDDPEMREMAQEELKDAKVRNEELEQQLQLLLLPKDPDDERNCFLEVRAGTGGDEAAIFAGDLFRMYSRYAEARRWKVEIMSANEGEHGGYKEIIAKVSGDQVYGHLKFESGGHRVQRVPETESQGRIHTSACTVAVLPEIPEAELPEISPSDLKIDTYRSSGAGGQHVNTTDSAIRITHIPTGIVVECQDERSQHKNKAKALSVLAARIRAAEAQKRQEAEASERRNLLGSGDRSDRNRTYNFPQGRVTDHRINLTLYRLDEVMEGKLDMLIQPIVTEYQADQLSALSEQE comes from the coding sequence ATGAAGCCTTCTATTGTCTCTAAACTGGAAGCATTGCAAGAACGCCATGAAGAAGTTTTGGCTCATCTCGGTGATGCCGATGTGATCGCTGATCAAGAGCGTTTTCGCGCATTATCAAAGGAATATGCTCAACTTACTGATGTAACTAGCTGTTTTAAAGTCTGGAAAACGATTCAGGATGATATACAGACTGCTGAGATGATGCTTGATGACCCCGAAATGCGGGAAATGGCGCAGGAAGAACTCAAGGACGCAAAAGTTCGTAATGAAGAGCTGGAGCAGCAGCTACAGTTATTGCTGTTACCCAAAGATCCAGATGATGAACGAAACTGTTTTCTTGAAGTCCGTGCAGGAACAGGTGGTGATGAAGCTGCAATCTTTGCAGGAGATCTGTTCCGCATGTATAGCCGCTATGCTGAAGCCCGTCGTTGGAAAGTAGAAATTATGAGTGCCAATGAAGGTGAGCACGGTGGTTACAAAGAGATCATTGCGAAAGTTTCAGGAGATCAGGTTTATGGTCATTTGAAATTTGAATCAGGTGGGCACCGTGTTCAGCGTGTACCGGAAACGGAATCTCAGGGTCGTATTCATACTTCTGCCTGTACTGTTGCAGTTCTGCCGGAAATTCCGGAAGCTGAATTGCCGGAAATCAGCCCCAGTGATTTAAAAATTGATACTTACCGCTCTTCTGGTGCCGGAGGGCAGCACGTTAATACCACCGATTCAGCTATTCGGATTACCCATATTCCGACCGGGATTGTGGTGGAATGTCAGGATGAGCGCTCACAGCACAAAAACAAGGCTAAAGCTCTGTCTGTACTGGCTGCTCGCATTCGTGCCGCTGAGGCACAGAAACGTCAAGAAGCAGAAGCCTCAGAACGTCGTAATCTTCTTGGTTCTGGTGACCGTTCAGATCGTAACCGCACTTATAACTTTCCGCAGGGACGAGTTACTGATCATCGCATCAACTTGACGTTATACCGTCTTGATGAAGTTATGGAGGGTAAACTGGATATGTTAATCCAGCCAATCGTTACCGAATATCAGGCCGATCAGTTATCTGCCCTGTCAGAACAGGAATAA
- the prs gene encoding ribose-phosphate diphosphokinase, whose protein sequence is MPDMKLFAGNATPELAQRVANRLYTSLGDAAVGRFSDGEVSVQINENVRGGDVFIIQSTCAPTNDNLMELVVMVDALRRASAGRITAVIPYFGYARQDRRVRSARVPITAKVVADFLSSVGVDRVLTVDLHAEQIQGFFDVPVDNVFGSPILLEDMLQKDLKNPIVVSPDIGGVVRARAIAKLLNDTDMAIIDKRRPRANVSQVMHIIGDVAGRDCILVDDMIDTGGTLCKAAEALKERGAKRVFAYATHPIFSGNAVENIKNSMIDEFIVCDTIPLSAEVKALNKVRTLTLSGMLAEAIRRISNEESISAMFEH, encoded by the coding sequence GTGCCCGATATGAAGCTTTTTGCTGGTAATGCCACCCCTGAACTAGCACAACGTGTTGCCAACCGTCTGTACACAAGCCTGGGAGACGCTGCTGTCGGTCGTTTTAGCGACGGTGAAGTCAGTGTTCAAATCAACGAAAATGTACGCGGTGGCGATGTATTCATCATCCAGTCCACTTGTGCACCAACCAACGATAACCTAATGGAATTGGTCGTTATGGTCGACGCACTGCGTCGCGCTTCTGCCGGACGTATTACCGCTGTAATTCCTTACTTCGGTTATGCCCGTCAGGATCGCCGTGTTCGTTCAGCGCGTGTACCTATCACTGCCAAAGTCGTTGCGGACTTTTTGTCCAGCGTTGGTGTAGACCGTGTTCTCACGGTTGACCTGCACGCCGAGCAGATCCAAGGCTTCTTTGATGTTCCGGTTGATAATGTATTTGGTAGCCCAATTCTTCTGGAAGATATGCTCCAGAAAGATTTGAAAAACCCGATTGTTGTATCTCCAGACATTGGTGGTGTCGTTCGCGCCCGTGCTATTGCTAAGCTGTTGAATGATACCGATATGGCTATTATTGATAAACGCCGCCCACGTGCGAACGTTTCTCAAGTTATGCACATCATTGGTGATGTCGCTGGCCGTGACTGTATTCTGGTTGATGACATGATCGACACAGGTGGCACGCTGTGTAAGGCTGCTGAGGCATTGAAAGAGCGCGGAGCGAAGCGGGTGTTTGCTTATGCAACCCACCCTATTTTCTCTGGTAATGCTGTAGAAAACATCAAGAACTCAATGATAGATGAATTCATTGTCTGTGACACAATTCCTCTGTCTGCTGAGGTCAAGGCGTTGAACAAAGTTCGTACTCTGACACTGTCTGGCATGCTTGCTGAAGCAATCCGCCGTATCAGCAATGAAGAGTCAATCTCTGCAATGTTTGAACACTAA
- a CDS encoding autotransporter outer membrane beta-barrel domain-containing protein, giving the protein MKKAFLFTPALLALSISAVSNAYAYDKVYIFGDSLSDSGNNGRFTTDGKNKDKYPWLYNEYLAQTLTGKKLDPSKEKGTNYAEGGATAIDGMNPDNPKASTDSQLKKYYDDLKTHNKSLDPNAIYIHWIGGNDLTAALIAGQKNPSNAHGIVQKSANEAGAQIKYLADNGAGLVIAPTVPDVGTTPKLLEIVLGTGLATKLTPVLTEKMEKEGKSPDEIKATIEATIKNILHEVHTKINEATIPSDDGRNLALQKVFHDLSQMAKTYGLDPESVEKELTEKYKEASAGATKLTNDYNNQVENAINQSNGNILRADVNGLLREVISNPMIYGFGNNLGYACGVGKGANECESEQAGFDSSKEFIFSDSFHPSPLAHKILGQYIESIYIAPSQVMTLNQVNRAPVKGTRASLDGHLQQLRSSGNEHGKFGVFGGYSGSRNNTFTLGGDYQLTEGLLLGALYSNDKTERSSVSDFAYNGNAHVVTTYALWNVFSNAWLSGDLHHARINYDSLTRSIQLGEATRRESGSTTGKQWGARFAAGWDIPVAGVVTTSPIIQFAWDKGGVKGYRESGNNSTSMHFSDQNYTSKVGTLGWRVDTQLGRFNPYASVQFNHQFGDTHFKLRSAINSTKTSFVMDSGKQSKNWRQYTVGANANLFGNVRGFASVTRNEGSSQDPNYNFNLGINASF; this is encoded by the coding sequence ATGAAAAAGGCATTTTTATTCACACCTGCACTGTTAGCGCTTTCAATCAGCGCCGTTTCTAATGCTTATGCTTATGATAAGGTCTATATTTTTGGAGATAGCCTGAGTGATAGTGGGAATAACGGGCGTTTTACAACAGATGGAAAAAATAAGGATAAATATCCGTGGTTGTATAATGAATACCTTGCTCAGACCCTCACAGGCAAAAAACTGGATCCTTCTAAAGAAAAAGGAACTAATTATGCTGAGGGAGGCGCAACAGCTATTGATGGAATGAATCCAGACAACCCTAAAGCCAGTACTGATTCACAGCTCAAAAAATATTATGATGACTTGAAAACACACAACAAGAGTCTGGATCCCAATGCTATCTATATTCACTGGATAGGCGGTAATGATCTTACTGCGGCTTTGATAGCTGGTCAGAAAAATCCTTCTAATGCACACGGTATTGTGCAAAAAAGTGCAAATGAAGCCGGAGCACAAATCAAATATCTGGCTGATAATGGCGCCGGATTGGTCATCGCACCAACCGTACCTGATGTTGGCACGACGCCTAAGTTGTTAGAAATAGTTTTGGGAACTGGATTAGCAACAAAGCTAACACCAGTGTTAACAGAAAAGATGGAAAAGGAAGGAAAATCACCGGATGAAATCAAAGCCACTATAGAAGCTACTATCAAAAATATTTTGCATGAGGTTCATACAAAAATTAATGAAGCTACTATCCCTAGTGATGACGGCCGTAATCTAGCACTCCAAAAAGTATTTCATGACCTAAGTCAAATGGCTAAAACATATGGGCTAGATCCTGAAAGCGTTGAAAAAGAACTTACAGAGAAATATAAAGAAGCCAGTGCTGGTGCTACTAAGCTTACTAATGATTATAACAATCAGGTAGAAAATGCAATCAACCAAAGTAACGGCAATATTCTGCGTGCTGATGTCAATGGTTTGCTACGTGAAGTCATATCTAATCCAATGATCTATGGTTTCGGCAATAACCTTGGCTATGCTTGTGGTGTAGGCAAAGGGGCCAATGAATGCGAGTCTGAACAAGCAGGCTTTGATAGCAGCAAAGAGTTTATATTCTCTGATAGTTTCCACCCATCACCACTTGCACACAAAATTCTGGGGCAATATATCGAATCCATTTATATCGCTCCATCACAGGTAATGACCCTGAACCAGGTCAACCGTGCCCCGGTTAAAGGTACTCGCGCTTCCCTTGATGGTCATCTTCAACAACTGCGCAGCAGTGGTAATGAACACGGGAAATTTGGCGTTTTCGGTGGCTATAGCGGCAGCCGTAATAACACCTTTACCCTGGGGGGTGATTACCAACTGACCGAAGGTTTGCTACTTGGTGCACTGTATTCCAATGATAAAACCGAGCGTTCCTCTGTTTCTGACTTTGCCTATAACGGGAATGCTCACGTAGTAACCACTTATGCGTTGTGGAATGTCTTCAGCAACGCATGGTTAAGTGGCGATCTCCATCATGCCCGTATTAATTACGATAGCCTGACCCGTAGTATCCAACTTGGTGAAGCGACCCGCAGAGAATCAGGCTCAACCACAGGTAAACAATGGGGTGCCCGTTTTGCCGCAGGTTGGGATATCCCTGTCGCTGGCGTCGTCACCACCAGCCCGATCATCCAGTTCGCCTGGGATAAAGGTGGTGTTAAAGGCTACCGTGAATCCGGTAACAACAGTACTTCCATGCACTTTAGTGACCAGAACTACACATCTAAAGTAGGTACATTAGGCTGGCGTGTAGATACCCAATTGGGTCGTTTCAACCCTTATGCTTCTGTTCAGTTTAATCACCAGTTTGGAGATACTCATTTCAAACTGCGCAGTGCCATTAATTCCACCAAAACATCGTTTGTTATGGATAGTGGCAAACAGAGCAAAAACTGGCGTCAATATACAGTGGGTGCGAACGCTAATCTGTTCGGTAACGTACGTGGCTTCGCTTCCGTAACCCGTAATGAAGGCAGCTCACAAGATCCTAACTACAACTTCAATCTGGGTATCAATGCCAGCTTCTAA
- the lolB gene encoding lipoprotein insertase outer membrane protein LolB, producing MKIALFFRLLPLSAVLLTACTVTQAPVGTGSANSPQWNDRKQQLQNLKHYQTRGSFAYLANEKKVYARFFWQQYAVNNYKLLLLNPLGTTELELFVQPNMIQLTDNEGKKYISDNPEELIYQLTHMNIPLNNLKNWIIGLPGNAKNFQLDKNYLLKSISDSANNEVWQINYQGYDTSITPALPNRLELIQGNNRIKLKMDNWTTQ from the coding sequence ATGAAAATAGCATTATTTTTTCGTTTACTTCCCCTCTCCGCTGTTTTGCTGACGGCCTGTACCGTTACGCAAGCACCGGTCGGAACAGGGTCAGCAAATTCTCCGCAATGGAATGATCGCAAACAACAACTGCAAAATTTAAAGCATTATCAGACACGAGGTTCTTTTGCTTACCTGGCAAATGAAAAAAAAGTGTATGCCCGTTTTTTCTGGCAACAATATGCCGTTAATAATTACAAACTACTGCTGCTTAATCCATTAGGGACAACCGAGTTGGAATTATTTGTCCAACCAAATATGATCCAGCTTACTGATAATGAAGGAAAGAAATATATCAGTGATAATCCTGAAGAATTGATCTATCAACTCACCCATATGAACATCCCTTTAAATAATCTGAAAAACTGGATTATCGGCCTGCCCGGAAATGCCAAAAATTTCCAGCTAGATAAAAACTATCTGCTCAAATCCATAAGCGATAGCGCAAATAATGAAGTCTGGCAAATAAATTACCAGGGATACGACACTTCAATCACTCCCGCGTTGCCAAATCGACTGGAGCTCATTCAGGGCAATAACCGTATCAAATTAAAAATGGATAACTGGACTACCCAATAA
- the prmC gene encoding peptide chain release factor N(5)-glutamine methyltransferase: protein MNYQHWLQYAAAQLSDNLPDSDSPKRDAEILLGYVTGRSRTYLIAFSETSISEEESHRLDDLLARRMQGEPIAYIVGEKEFWSLPLAVSSATLIPRPDTECLVEKALELLPETPAKILDLGTGTGAIALALASERRDCHVTGVDINPEAVALAKYNVEKINTGEIVSQLVIHNVNFLQSEWFSAVGNRQFDMIVSNPPYIDENDPHLQEGDVRFEPATALIAAHNGLADLKAIVEQARHFLLPNGWLLLEHGWKQGAVVRNLFLEKGYHQIATFQDYGGNERITVGRWNKNEPHS from the coding sequence ATGAATTATCAACATTGGCTACAATACGCAGCGGCTCAGTTGTCTGATAACTTGCCTGATAGTGACAGCCCTAAACGTGATGCGGAAATCCTGTTGGGATACGTGACAGGGCGTTCTCGCACTTATCTGATTGCTTTCAGTGAAACTTCCATTTCAGAGGAAGAATCTCACAGGCTTGATGATTTATTGGCTCGCCGTATGCAAGGTGAGCCAATTGCTTATATTGTGGGCGAAAAAGAGTTCTGGTCATTGCCGCTTGCCGTATCATCAGCAACTCTGATCCCACGCCCTGATACTGAGTGCCTGGTTGAAAAAGCGCTGGAGTTGTTGCCGGAAACGCCCGCAAAAATTCTGGATCTTGGGACAGGAACGGGGGCAATTGCTCTGGCATTAGCAAGTGAGAGACGTGATTGCCATGTGACAGGGGTTGATATCAATCCTGAGGCAGTCGCACTGGCGAAATATAATGTGGAAAAAATTAATACAGGGGAAATTGTCTCACAACTCGTAATTCACAATGTGAATTTTTTACAAAGTGAGTGGTTTTCTGCTGTGGGTAACAGACAATTTGATATGATTGTCAGTAATCCTCCGTATATAGACGAGAATGACCCTCATCTGCAAGAGGGCGATGTCAGGTTTGAACCGGCTACTGCATTGATTGCTGCCCACAATGGCCTGGCAGATTTAAAGGCAATTGTGGAACAAGCCCGCCATTTTTTATTACCGAATGGATGGCTGTTATTGGAACATGGCTGGAAACAGGGAGCTGTTGTTAGGAACCTGTTTTTAGAGAAGGGTTATCATCAGATAGCGACTTTTCAAGATTATGGTGGTAATGAACGTATCACAGTAGGTCGATGGAATAAAAATGAACCCCATAGCTAA
- the hemA gene encoding glutamyl-tRNA reductase, with amino-acid sequence MTLLALGINHKTAPVSLRERVAFSPDTIGLALDNLLQQPLVRGGVVLSTCNRTELYLSVEQQDNLKEQLIDWLCEYHQLNSEELSTSLYWHLDSEAVSHLMRVASGLDSLVLGEPQILGQVKKAFAESQNYQSLSGELERLFQKSFSVAKRVRTETEIGANAVSVAFAACTLARQIFESLSQLNILLVGAGETIELVARHLKEHQVNRIIIANRTKERAHALANKVNAEVISLPEIDTRLAEADIVISSTASPLPIIGKGMVERALKLRRNQPMLLVDIAVPRDIEPDIEKLSDVYLYSVDDLQAIIQQNLAQRKAAAVIAEGIVQQESTHFMDWLRSQGAVNTIREYREQAEKIRAEMTAKALISIRQGADAEQVINQLTHQLTNRLIHIPTKSLQQAASNGDFERLNLLRDSLGLDHN; translated from the coding sequence ATGACTTTATTAGCACTCGGTATTAATCATAAAACAGCGCCTGTTTCCTTACGTGAGCGGGTAGCCTTTTCTCCAGATACGATAGGGCTTGCGCTTGATAACCTGCTCCAGCAACCGTTGGTGCGGGGTGGTGTTGTGTTGTCAACCTGCAATCGCACAGAACTCTATCTCAGTGTTGAGCAGCAGGATAATCTAAAAGAGCAATTGATTGATTGGTTATGTGAATACCATCAACTTAATTCTGAAGAGCTTAGCACAAGCCTTTACTGGCATCTTGATAGTGAAGCGGTCAGCCATTTAATGAGAGTTGCCAGCGGCCTGGACTCATTGGTGCTTGGGGAGCCGCAGATTTTAGGACAGGTGAAAAAAGCTTTTGCCGAGTCACAAAATTACCAATCCTTGTCAGGAGAGTTGGAGCGTCTGTTCCAAAAATCGTTTTCTGTTGCTAAACGAGTGAGAACCGAAACAGAGATTGGAGCTAATGCAGTTTCTGTTGCCTTCGCAGCCTGTACACTCGCACGGCAGATTTTCGAATCCCTTTCTCAATTAAATATTCTGCTGGTGGGGGCAGGAGAAACTATTGAGCTTGTGGCACGCCATCTTAAGGAACATCAGGTAAATCGTATAATAATTGCCAACCGCACGAAGGAACGGGCACACGCACTGGCTAATAAGGTTAATGCTGAAGTTATTTCTCTGCCAGAAATTGATACCCGTCTGGCAGAAGCTGATATTGTGATCAGTTCTACTGCCAGTCCTTTGCCGATTATCGGCAAAGGTATGGTTGAACGGGCATTAAAATTACGCCGTAATCAACCTATGCTGCTGGTTGATATTGCTGTTCCCCGTGATATTGAACCGGATATTGAGAAATTGAGTGACGTTTACCTGTACAGTGTTGATGACTTACAGGCTATCATTCAGCAAAATCTTGCCCAGCGCAAAGCGGCTGCTGTAATTGCTGAAGGAATTGTGCAACAAGAGAGCACTCATTTTATGGATTGGTTGCGTTCCCAGGGAGCAGTCAATACAATTCGCGAATATCGGGAACAGGCAGAAAAAATCAGGGCTGAAATGACTGCGAAAGCATTAATATCCATACGGCAAGGTGCTGACGCAGAGCAGGTCATCAACCAATTGACTCACCAATTGACGAATCGTCTGATCCATATACCGACTAAATCACTCCAACAGGCTGCCAGCAATGGCGATTTTGAGCGCCTGAATCTCTTGCGGGACAGCCTTGGGCTGGATCACAACTAA
- the ispE gene encoding 4-(cytidine 5'-diphospho)-2-C-methyl-D-erythritol kinase, with amino-acid sequence MTLIWPSPAKLNLFLYITGQRPDGYHELQTLFQFLDYGDEITITPRQDNQIRLLTAVEGVAHDDNLIVRAARLLQSHLLQDNNKPPIATPYLGADIHMNKRLPMGGGLGGGSSNAATVLIALNYHWQANLSDNELAQLGLKLGADVPVFIKGHAAFAEGIGEKLQPAFPEEKWFLVAHPGIEISTPAIFTDPELKRNSPIRTLSALLQAPFKNDCEPIARKRFREVEQLLSWLLEYTPSRLTGTGACIFGEFESEASARKVFNQAPEWMQGFVARGVNISPLHTFRSGIKTYY; translated from the coding sequence ATGACTTTGATCTGGCCTTCCCCGGCAAAATTAAATTTATTTTTATATATCACCGGACAACGCCCTGACGGTTACCACGAACTGCAAACACTGTTTCAGTTTCTGGACTACGGTGATGAAATTACAATTACTCCCCGTCAGGATAACCAAATTCGCCTGCTGACTGCTGTTGAAGGCGTAGCACATGACGATAACCTGATCGTGCGTGCTGCCCGTTTATTACAAAGCCATTTATTACAAGACAATAACAAACCCCCAATTGCCACCCCATATCTGGGAGCAGACATCCATATGAATAAACGCCTGCCAATGGGCGGTGGACTGGGTGGAGGTTCTTCCAATGCAGCAACCGTACTTATCGCCCTGAATTACCACTGGCAAGCCAATTTATCTGATAATGAACTGGCACAACTTGGCCTCAAACTGGGAGCAGATGTTCCGGTATTTATCAAAGGCCACGCCGCTTTTGCAGAAGGTATCGGGGAAAAACTTCAACCCGCCTTTCCGGAAGAGAAATGGTTTCTGGTTGCCCATCCTGGAATTGAGATCTCAACCCCGGCAATCTTCACAGATCCTGAATTAAAAAGAAATTCTCCGATCCGCACTTTATCCGCATTATTACAGGCACCATTCAAAAATGATTGTGAACCAATCGCAAGAAAACGTTTTCGTGAGGTTGAACAGCTTCTTTCATGGCTGTTAGAATACACCCCGTCACGCCTGACCGGAACTGGTGCATGTATTTTCGGCGAGTTCGAATCAGAAGCATCAGCCCGTAAGGTGTTTAATCAAGCCCCAGAGTGGATGCAGGGCTTTGTTGCGCGTGGCGTTAACATTTCACCATTGCATACATTCCGCTCTGGGATAAAAACATATTATTGA